A section of the Pseudanabaena mucicola str. Chao 1806 genome encodes:
- a CDS encoding XisI protein, with protein MENLEKSNSYRNIIKQFLRQYASYKPSHGEIEMQTLFDTEQDRYQVLAIGWDQEKRIYGCSMHLDIKAGKVWIQANNTEIDIAETLVAQGVPKEDIVIGLQPAYLRQYTGYAIA; from the coding sequence ATGGAAAATCTAGAAAAAAGCAACAGCTACCGCAACATTATTAAACAATTTCTTCGCCAATATGCATCTTATAAACCTTCACATGGCGAGATCGAAATGCAAACCCTATTTGATACTGAACAGGATCGCTATCAAGTACTAGCAATTGGTTGGGATCAAGAAAAACGTATCTATGGTTGCTCAATGCACCTCGATATTAAAGCAGGAAAAGTCTGGATTCAAGCTAACAATACAGAAATAGATATTGCTGAGACTTTAGTTGCTCAAGGAGTACCCAAAGAAGATATCGTGATTGGCTTACAACCTGCTTATCTAAGGCAATACACGGGATATGCGATCGCCTAA
- the rnhA gene encoding ribonuclease HI, with translation MTSKIYLKGVKAYGYIGYLPEENVLGQWFEVDATLSVDFAKASYSDDIEDTVNYISCIRKIENLIQTRKFKLIERLAGEIADSLLEDEKITQAEVKIIKHPPIPNFLGSVAVEIVRSRVQITSTNTAATNLEAIPEMQAKPSPKAPKNTSESPSPITNSAESKIISIHTDGACSKNPGPGGWGVVVHFSDGSTKELGGGLRETTNNQMELQGAISALEFLASHKQLASVDLYTDSKYVLDGITKWIKGWKKNGWQTKDNKPVKNQEYWQQLDRLNSPNIRWHWVEGHSGDPDNERCDAIARSYTAKFA, from the coding sequence AGGCGTAAAAGCATACGGATACATAGGATATCTACCTGAAGAGAATGTATTAGGACAATGGTTTGAGGTTGATGCAACCCTATCGGTCGATTTTGCAAAAGCCAGCTATAGCGATGATATTGAAGATACGGTTAACTATATTTCTTGTATTCGGAAAATCGAGAATCTAATCCAGACTCGGAAATTTAAGTTGATTGAACGCTTAGCTGGGGAGATCGCTGACAGTCTCCTTGAAGATGAAAAAATTACTCAGGCTGAAGTAAAAATTATCAAGCATCCCCCAATTCCCAATTTCTTAGGTTCCGTTGCTGTCGAGATTGTGCGATCGCGAGTTCAAATCACCTCTACAAATACCGCAGCAACCAACCTAGAAGCAATCCCTGAAATGCAAGCAAAGCCTAGTCCTAAAGCCCCAAAAAACACCAGTGAGTCCCCATCACCCATCACCAATTCAGCCGAGTCCAAAATCATCAGCATCCATACTGACGGAGCCTGCTCTAAAAATCCAGGACCGGGAGGCTGGGGCGTAGTTGTTCACTTCTCTGATGGTAGTACTAAAGAGCTTGGCGGTGGTCTGCGCGAAACAACTAATAACCAAATGGAGTTACAGGGTGCGATCTCGGCTCTGGAATTTCTTGCCAGTCACAAACAATTAGCCTCTGTCGATCTCTATACCGATAGTAAATATGTACTTGATGGCATTACCAAATGGATTAAGGGCTGGAAAAAGAACGGTTGGCAAACTAAAGACAATAAGCCCGTCAAAAATCAAGAATATTGGCAACAACTTGATCGCCTTAATTCTCCAAATATCCGATGGCACTGGGTCGAAGGTCATTCTGGTGATCCTGATAATGAGCGATGCGATGCGATCGCCCGCAGCTACACCGCTAAGTTTGCTTAA
- a CDS encoding element excision factor XisH family protein: MARDLFHDAVKNALIKDGWRITDDPFSLKVGDSELYIDLGAERLIAAERDNEKIAVEIKSFIGNSSLSDFHLAVGQFINYRIGLKAAYPDRKLFLAIPYTAYETFFKKEFPRMVIQECQLDILVYDVKNEVIVQWKI, from the coding sequence ATGGCTAGAGATTTATTCCATGATGCAGTAAAAAATGCACTAATCAAAGATGGTTGGCGGATTACTGATGATCCATTTTCCTTAAAAGTAGGAGATTCTGAACTTTATATTGACCTTGGCGCAGAAAGGCTCATCGCCGCCGAGCGCGACAATGAAAAAATTGCCGTAGAAATTAAAAGCTTTATTGGTAACTCATCTCTCAGTGATTTTCATTTAGCAGTCGGACAATTTATTAACTATAGAATCGGTCTAAAAGCCGCATATCCAGACCGTAAACTATTTTTAGCAATTCCTTATACTGCCTATGAAACCTTCTTCAAGAAGGAATTCCCACGCATGGTGATCCAAGAATGTCAGCTTGATATCTTAGTTTATGATGTAAAGAATGAGGTAATTGTCCAATGGAAAATCTAG
- a CDS encoding Piwi domain-containing protein, producing the protein MKTLQNKILCLVFINDKYSCLVHLNIIKEDFTDINSSIIKFLKRNNLNFTLINQLEKYTIANALLKLGLKKGAIPWKINFIDHEDFNHIFIGVDLGHDHSHRSSNLTIIAINNQGLLLSKYQKLNLPISENIPLIELRQALKKIFNQIPERLKQNLKMTIHRDGNFHELSSFQEVMLELGIKEYNLVEVIKSDVPIIGFREQNHSNYIDGFTGYYLYKDFLAYLVTNDQSLKQGTSPSPLKIKKIIGYKSIHQIVEEIFWLTKAYSINIFESTKLPITTLLANNFAYTRSLIHFTN; encoded by the coding sequence ATGAAAACTTTACAGAACAAGATTCTTTGTCTAGTATTTATTAATGATAAATATAGCTGTCTAGTGCATTTAAACATTATTAAAGAAGATTTTACTGACATTAACAGTTCTATTATTAAATTCTTAAAAAGAAATAATTTGAATTTCACACTAATCAATCAGTTGGAAAAATATACAATTGCAAATGCCTTACTTAAGTTGGGACTGAAGAAAGGTGCTATTCCTTGGAAGATAAATTTCATAGATCATGAAGACTTTAATCACATTTTTATTGGAGTTGATTTAGGTCATGATCATTCTCATAGATCAAGTAATTTAACAATTATTGCAATTAACAACCAAGGCTTATTGCTCAGCAAATACCAAAAACTCAATTTACCTATTAGTGAGAATATTCCTTTGATAGAACTAAGACAGGCATTGAAGAAAATATTTAACCAAATACCAGAGCGTTTAAAACAGAACTTAAAAATGACAATTCATAGAGATGGAAATTTTCATGAATTATCTTCTTTTCAAGAAGTCATGCTTGAATTGGGAATCAAAGAATATAATCTAGTTGAAGTTATAAAATCTGATGTCCCTATAATTGGATTTCGCGAACAAAATCATTCAAATTATATTGATGGCTTCACTGGATATTATCTATACAAAGATTTTTTAGCTTATTTAGTGACAAATGACCAATCTTTAAAACAAGGGACTTCGCCATCACCTCTGAAAATAAAGAAAATCATTGGATACAAATCAATTCATCAAATAGTAGAAGAAATATTTTGGCTAACTAAAGCTTATTCAATTAACATTTTTGAATCTACTAAATTGCCAATTACTACCTTACTAGCCAATAACTTCGCATACACCAGATCTCTAATTCATTTTACGAACTAA
- a CDS encoding GNAT family N-acetyltransferase — MLQQASRYTTTWVDTVNKVKAEVWNILAKPLVTPFFEWEWLSNLEASGCAIAQQGWLPSHLLVWQRDVLVAAAPLYMKGHSQGEFVFDHQWADLSYRLGIEYYPKLLGMAPFTPAVGYRFLVHPDLSDRPDEVSKIYDLMLLEIDKLCDRYQMSGCNFLYVDPSWKHELESRGFTTWMHHSYVWENQEFKDFDDYLKNFNANQRRNIKRERKSVESTGIKMRVYTGEEIPHYFYSYMYELYNDHCNKFWGGSKYLNRKFFEHLAHSFRDQLVFVAGEIEDYPQPVGMSFCIRKGDQLFGRYWGCVQEIDCLHFNACYYTPIEWAISQGIKRFDPGAGGQHKKRRGFPATPNYSLHRFYRDRLKQILVPYINEVNAYEAKQIQAINNELPFDFTEPELKI, encoded by the coding sequence ATGCTGCAACAGGCTTCCCGTTATACGACGACTTGGGTAGATACAGTTAACAAGGTCAAGGCTGAAGTATGGAATATTCTTGCAAAACCTTTGGTAACTCCTTTCTTTGAATGGGAATGGCTCTCGAATTTAGAAGCTTCGGGCTGTGCGATCGCTCAGCAAGGATGGCTACCTAGTCATTTATTGGTGTGGCAAAGGGATGTATTGGTGGCGGCTGCACCTTTGTATATGAAGGGGCATAGCCAAGGGGAGTTTGTGTTTGACCATCAATGGGCGGATTTGTCCTATCGGCTAGGTATTGAGTATTATCCAAAGTTGTTGGGGATGGCTCCCTTTACGCCTGCGGTGGGCTATCGCTTTTTGGTGCATCCTGATCTGAGCGATCGCCCTGACGAAGTATCCAAAATCTATGACTTGATGTTGTTAGAGATCGATAAACTTTGCGATCGCTACCAAATGTCTGGCTGTAACTTTCTCTATGTTGATCCTAGTTGGAAGCATGAGTTGGAGTCGCGAGGGTTTACGACTTGGATGCACCATAGTTATGTTTGGGAAAATCAAGAGTTTAAAGATTTTGATGATTACCTCAAAAATTTCAATGCGAATCAACGCCGTAATATCAAACGGGAACGCAAGTCAGTGGAAAGTACGGGGATCAAGATGCGGGTATACACAGGTGAAGAGATTCCCCATTATTTCTATAGCTATATGTATGAGCTATATAACGATCATTGCAATAAATTCTGGGGTGGAAGTAAATATTTAAATCGCAAGTTTTTTGAACATTTAGCCCATAGTTTCCGCGATCAGCTTGTGTTTGTGGCTGGAGAGATTGAGGATTATCCGCAACCTGTAGGCATGTCATTCTGTATTCGTAAGGGGGATCAATTATTTGGGCGCTATTGGGGCTGTGTGCAAGAAATTGATTGTTTGCATTTTAATGCTTGCTATTACACGCCGATTGAGTGGGCAATTTCTCAAGGGATTAAGCGCTTTGACCCGGGTGCAGGTGGTCAACACAAAAAGCGGCGTGGGTTTCCTGCAACTCCAAATTACAGTTTGCATCGCTTTTATCGCGATCGCCTCAAGCAAATTCTGGTTCCCTATATCAATGAGGTCAATGCTTACGAAGCAAAGCAAATTCAAGCGATTAACAACGAATTACCTTTTGATTTTACCGAACCAGAGTTAAAAATTTAG